In Gammaproteobacteria bacterium, the sequence ATGCCGTTGCCGATGCCGCGCTCGGTGATCTGCTCGCCCAGCCACATCAGGAACACGGTGCCGGTGGTGAGCGTGATGGCCGCAGTCATCACGAAGCTGGGGCCCGGGTTGATGACCACGCCCTGGCCCTGCAGCGCCACCGACATGGCCATCGACTGGAAGGCGGCCAGGATCACGGTGAAATAGCGGGTGTACTTGACGATCTGGCGGCGGCCGGACTCGCCTTCCTTGCGGAGCTGGGCGAGCGTGGGCACGACCACTCCGGCAAGCTGCATGATGATCGACGCGGAAATGTAGGGCATGATGCCGAGCGCGAAGATCGACATCCGCTCCAGCGCGCCGCCGGAGAACATGTTCATCATGCTCAGGATCGTGCCTTCCTGCTGCTGGAAGAACTGGGCGAGCGCGTTCGGGTCGATGCCGGGCAGCGGGATGAACGCGCCGATGCGATAGACGACCAGCGCGCCGGCCAGGAACAGCAGGCGCTTGCGCAGGTCGCCGAAGCGCGTGGCCTCGCCGAGCGCCGCGGCGGGGTTGAACGTGCCGGCCTGTCCGCGCCTGGCCATCAGCTGAGCTCCTCGATGGAACCGCCGGCGTCCTCGATGGCTTTGCGAGCCCCGGCCGTCGCGGCGATGCCCACGAGCTTCACCGGCTTCTTGACCTCTCCGCTCAGGAACACTTTCGCGGCGCGCGCGTCGAAGCGCGCCAGGCCGCGGTCCTTGAGCAGCGCCAGGTCAACGGTCTTCTCGCCCAGTCCGGCGATCTCGCTGGTGCGCACGCGGGCCGTGTAGCGCGCGGTGCGCGAAGCGAAGCCCACCTTGGGCAGGCGCCGCTGCAGCGGCATCTGGCCGCCCTCGAACCCGCGCATGACGCCGGAGCCCGAGCGCGAGCCCTGGCCCTTGTGGCCGCGGCCGCAGGTCTTGCCGCCGCCGGCGGATGCGCCGCGGCCCACGCGCTTGCGGTGCTTGCGACCGCCGGGTTGCCCGAGCGAGTTGAGCATCAGTCGAGCTCCTCGACGTCGAGCATGTACCCGACCTTGCGCGCCATGCCGAGGTTCTCGGGCGTGGCGGGCACGGTCACGGTCTGGCGGATGCGCCTCAAACCCAGGCCGCGCACGCAGGCCTGGTGCTTGCGCAGTCGCCCGTGCAGGCTGCGCTTGAGCGTGATCCGCACTTGCTTTTCAGCCTTGGCCATCACGCAACGATCTCCTTGACGGACTTGCCGCGGGTCCGCGCGACCTGGCCCGGCGAGCGGGCCTCGTGCAGCGCCCGCACGGTGGCGCGCACCACGTTGATCGGGTTGCGCGAGCCGTACGACTTGGCCAGCACGTTGCGAACGCCGCAACATTCGAATACGGCGCGCATCGCGCCGCCGGCGATGATGCCGGTGCCTTCGGCGGCCGGCTGCATGTACACCTTGGTGGCGCCGTGGCGCCCGGTCATCGCGTAGTGCAGCGTGCCGCGCTTGAGCTTCACGGACTTCATCTCGACGCGCGCCTGGGCCAGCGACTTCTGGATCGCCAGCGGTACTTCGCGGGCCTTGCTGTGGCCGAAGCCGACCTGCCCGGCGCCGTCGCCGACCACGGTCAGCGCGGTGAAGCCGAACTGCCGGCCGCCCTTGACCACCTTGGCCACGCGGTTGACGTGCACCAGCTTCTCGAGCAGGTCTTCGCGGGATTCGTTGTTGTTCGCCATAACTCGCGTTTCTCGCTAAAACTTGAGCCCGGCCTTGCGCGCGGCGTCGGCCAGTGCCTTGATCCGCCCGTGATACCGGAAGCCCGAGCGGTCGAAGGCGACGCTCTTGAAGCCGGCCTCGACGGCCTGCTCGGCAAGCTGCTTGCCCACGGCCTTGGCGGCTTCCACGTTGCCGGTGTTCTTCACGTCCCCGCGCAGCTTGAGCGTCGAAGCCGAGGCCAGCACCTTGCCGCCGCCGGGCTCGATGAGCTGGGCGTAGATGTGCCGGGGCGTGCGATGCACGCTGAGCCTCGGCGCTCCCAGCCGCGCGATCCGCGCGCGCGTCTTGCGGGCGCGCCGGGCGCGGGCGATCCTCTTGTCGATGGCCATGACGCTACACCCCGCCTACTTCTTCTTGGCTTCCTTGAGCCTCAGTTGCTCGCCCCGGTAGCGCACGCCTTTGCCCTTGTAGGGTTCGGGCGGACGCAGGGCGCGGATTTCGGCGGCCGTCTGGCCGACGAGCTGGCGGTTGATCGATTCGAGCACGATCTCGGTCTGCGAGGGCGTCTTTACCGACACCTTGTCCGACACCTTGTATTCGATAGGGTGCGAGAAGCCCAGTTGCAGGGCCAGCGTGCTGCCTTTGGCCTCGGCGCGGTAGCCGGTGCCGACGAGCTGCAGGCGGCGCTCGAACCCCTGGCTGACGCCGGTGAACAGGTTGCGCACGAGGGCGCAGGTGGTGCCGGTCATGCTGCGCGCCAGGCGCGAACCGGAACGCGGGGCCACGACCACCGCGCCGTCGTCGAGCTTCATTTTGATCTCGCTGTGCACGGTCATCGAATCCTCGCCCCTGGAACCCTTCGCGGTCAGCGTGCCGTTGGCCAGACTGGCGGTGACGCCGTCGGGGACGGGAATCGGTCGTTTGGCCAGACGGGACATGGTTCAGCTCACGACGCAGAGCACTTCGCCGCCCTGCCTCGCCGCGCGCGACTCGCGGTCGCTCATCACGCCCTTGGAAGTGGAGATCACGGCCACGCCAAGGCCGCCCATTACGCGCGGCAGATCGTCGGCGCCGCGATAGACTCTCAAGCCCGGCCGCGAGGCGCGCTCGAGCCGGCGGATGACGGGCTCGCCCTGCTCGTACTTGAGCTCGATGCGCAGCGTGCGCTCGGGCCCCGGTTCGCCGGTGGCCTCGTAGCCCTCGATATAGCCCTCCGACTGAAGCACGCGCGCGATGGACTCCTTGATCGTCGAGCCGGGCATGGACACGTTGTCGTGCAGCGCCGCCTGCGCGTTGCGGATGCGCGTCAGCATGTCGGAGATCGGGTCTTGCATGCTCATGCCGACACTCCTACCAGGACGCCTTGCTCACGCCGGGGATGTTGCCGAACATCGTTTCCTCGCGCAGCTTGTTGCGGCTCAGGCCGAACTTCTTGAAATAGCCGCGCGGCCGGCCGGTAATCGCGCAGCGGTTGCGCAGGCGCACCGGGCTGGAGTCGCGCGGCAGGCGCTGCAGCGCCTCGAGCGCTTTGGCCAGATCGTCCGGGCTCGTGGAGCGGTCGGCGATGATGCGCTTGAGCTCGGTCCGGCGCTCGCGGTAGCGCTCCACCATGCGCCGGCGCTTCTTCTCGCGTTCCACCATGCTCTTCTTGGCCATGCGCTTACCTCTTGAAGGGAAACTTGAACTCATCGAGCAGGGCGCGGCCCTGTTCGTCGTTCACCGCCGTCGTGGTGATGGCGATGTCGAGGCCGCGGATGACGTCGATGTTGTCGTAGTTGATTTCGGGGAAGATGATCTGCTCGGTCACGCCGATGCTGTAGTTGCCGCGACCGTCGAAGGACCTGGGGTTCAGCCCCCGGAAGTCCCGGATCCGCGGGATGGCCACGTTCACCAGGCGCTCGACGAAGTCGTACATCCGCGAGCGGCGCAGCGTGACCTTGCAGCCCAGGGGGTAGCCTTCGCGCACCTTGAACGCGGCGACCGAACGGCGCGCGTGGGTGATCACGGCGCGCTGGCCCGCGATCAGGGTCAGGTCCTCGGCGGCCTTCTTGACCGCGCCGCGATCGGAGATCCCCTCGCCCACGCCCATGTTGAGCGTGATCTTGGCGAGCTTCGGCGCCTGCATGGGATTGCCCAGGTTCAGCCGCTCCACCAGGCGCGGCGCCATTTCGGTGCGGTAGGACTGTTCGAGCGCGTTCATACGGTGTCGATGACCTCGCCGTCGCTCTTGAAGTAGCGCACGCGCTGACCGTCGGCCAGCGTCTTGATGCCGGTTCGCCCGCCTTTCTCGGTGACGGAGTTGTAGAGCGCCACGTTGGAGACGTGCAGCGGACGCTCTTCCTCGACGATGCCGCCGGGCAGGTTCTGCTGCGGGTTGGGCTTGCGGTGCTTGTGCACCAGGTTCACGTTCTCGATCAACACGCGGTCCTCGCCGACCAGGCGCGTGACGACGCCCCGCGCGCCGCGGTTGCGGCCCGTGGTGACGATCACTTCGTCGCCTGTCTTCAAACGCTTCATGACGCTACAGCACCTCCGGGGCCAGGGAGACGATCTTCATGAAGCGCGCGGAGCGCAGCTCGCGGGTGACGGGGCCGAAGATGCGCGTGCCCACCGGTTCCAGGCGCGGGTTCAGCAGCACCGCGGCGTTGCCGTCGAAGCGGATCAGCGATCCGTCGGGGCGCCGCACTCCGCTGCGGGTGCGCACCACCACGGCGTGATACAGCTCGCCCTTGCGCACGCGCCCGCGCGGCACGGAGTCCTTGACGGTCACGCGGATCACGTCGCCGATGCGCGCATAGCGCCGGCGCGACCCGCCCAGCACCTTGATGCACTGCAACTTTCTCGCGCCGGAGTTGTCGGCCGCGCTCAATACGGTTTGGGCTTGAATCATGACCGCGGATCCTCACTCAGTCGCTGCTCCCGTCCGCGCGCCGAAGCACGCGCACCAGCCTCCAGGACTTGCGGCGCGACACGGGGCGTCCCTCGGCGATCGCGACGAGGTCGCCTTCGCGCGAAGTGTTGTCTTCGTCATGGATCAGCATGCGCGTGGTGCGCCGCACGTATTTGCCGTACATGGGGTGCTTCACGAGCCGCTCCACGGCCACCCGCCGGGTCTTGTCGGACCCGCCTGGCAGGACCCGCGCCATGCGTTCCGAGGCGCTCATGATGCGGCCTCGCGCATTACCGTCTTCACCCGGGCGATGTCACGGCGCAGCTGGCGGTGGCGATGCACGCGCGCCTCCTGCCCCGTGGCCTGGCTCAGGCGCATCTGCAACTGCTCGCGCCGCAGTTCGAGAAGACGCTGCCGGAGCCCGGCGGCGTCCAGTTCCCTGATTTCGGAAGCCTTCATTGCAGTTGCCTGTGTACGAACGCGGTATTGACCGGCAGCTTCGACGAAGCCAGCCGGAAGGCCTCGCGCGCCAGCGGCTCGGGCACGCCCTCGATCTCGTAGAGCATGCGGCCGGGCTGAACCAGCGAAACCCAGTATTCGACGTTGCCCTTGCCCTTGCCCTGGCGCACTTCCAGCGGCTTCTGGGTGATGGGCTTGTCCGGAAAGATGCGGATCCAGACCTTGCCGCCACGGCGCACGTGGCGGGTCAGCGCGCGCCGCGCCGCCTCGATCTGGCGGGCGGTGATGCGGCCGCGGGTGGTGGCCTTGAGGCCGTACTCGCCGAAGGCCACGAAATTGCCGCGCTGGGCCAGGCCGCGGTTGCGGCCCTTGTGCATCTTGCGGTACTTGGTGCGCTTGGGCTGCATCATGACGGCGTTACCGGGGTTTCGGGC encodes:
- the rplF gene encoding 50S ribosomal protein L6; protein product: MSRLAKRPIPVPDGVTASLANGTLTAKGSRGEDSMTVHSEIKMKLDDGAVVVAPRSGSRLARSMTGTTCALVRNLFTGVSQGFERRLQLVGTGYRAEAKGSTLALQLGFSHPIEYKVSDKVSVKTPSQTEIVLESINRQLVGQTAAEIRALRPPEPYKGKGVRYRGEQLRLKEAKKK
- the rpmC gene encoding 50S ribosomal protein L29; translation: MKASEIRELDAAGLRQRLLELRREQLQMRLSQATGQEARVHRHRQLRRDIARVKTVMREAAS
- the rplN gene encoding 50S ribosomal protein L14, translated to MIQAQTVLSAADNSGARKLQCIKVLGGSRRRYARIGDVIRVTVKDSVPRGRVRKGELYHAVVVRTRSGVRRPDGSLIRFDGNAAVLLNPRLEPVGTRIFGPVTRELRSARFMKIVSLAPEVL
- the rplP gene encoding 50S ribosomal protein L16, which produces MMQPKRTKYRKMHKGRNRGLAQRGNFVAFGEYGLKATTRGRITARQIEAARRALTRHVRRGGKVWIRIFPDKPITQKPLEVRQGKGKGNVEYWVSLVQPGRMLYEIEGVPEPLAREAFRLASSKLPVNTAFVHRQLQ
- the rplO gene encoding 50S ribosomal protein L15: MMLNSLGQPGGRKHRKRVGRGASAGGGKTCGRGHKGQGSRSGSGVMRGFEGGQMPLQRRLPKVGFASRTARYTARVRTSEIAGLGEKTVDLALLKDRGLARFDARAAKVFLSGEVKKPVKLVGIAATAGARKAIEDAGGSIEELS
- the rpsQ gene encoding 30S ribosomal protein S17 — encoded protein: MSASERMARVLPGGSDKTRRVAVERLVKHPMYGKYVRRTTRMLIHDEDNTSREGDLVAIAEGRPVSRRKSWRLVRVLRRADGSSD
- the rpsH gene encoding 30S ribosomal protein S8, coding for MSMQDPISDMLTRIRNAQAALHDNVSMPGSTIKESIARVLQSEGYIEGYEATGEPGPERTLRIELKYEQGEPVIRRLERASRPGLRVYRGADDLPRVMGGLGVAVISTSKGVMSDRESRAARQGGEVLCVVS
- the rpmD gene encoding 50S ribosomal protein L30 — encoded protein: MAKAEKQVRITLKRSLHGRLRKHQACVRGLGLRRIRQTVTVPATPENLGMARKVGYMLDVEELD
- the rplE gene encoding 50S ribosomal protein L5, which codes for MNALEQSYRTEMAPRLVERLNLGNPMQAPKLAKITLNMGVGEGISDRGAVKKAAEDLTLIAGQRAVITHARRSVAAFKVREGYPLGCKVTLRRSRMYDFVERLVNVAIPRIRDFRGLNPRSFDGRGNYSIGVTEQIIFPEINYDNIDVIRGLDIAITTTAVNDEQGRALLDEFKFPFKR
- the rpsN gene encoding 30S ribosomal protein S14; translated protein: MAKKSMVEREKKRRRMVERYRERRTELKRIIADRSTSPDDLAKALEALQRLPRDSSPVRLRNRCAITGRPRGYFKKFGLSRNKLREETMFGNIPGVSKASW
- the rplR gene encoding 50S ribosomal protein L18, with protein sequence MDKRIARARRARKTRARIARLGAPRLSVHRTPRHIYAQLIEPGGGKVLASASTLKLRGDVKNTGNVEAAKAVGKQLAEQAVEAGFKSVAFDRSGFRYHGRIKALADAARKAGLKF
- a CDS encoding 30S ribosomal protein S5, yielding MANNNESREDLLEKLVHVNRVAKVVKGGRQFGFTALTVVGDGAGQVGFGHSKAREVPLAIQKSLAQARVEMKSVKLKRGTLHYAMTGRHGATKVYMQPAAEGTGIIAGGAMRAVFECCGVRNVLAKSYGSRNPINVVRATVRALHEARSPGQVARTRGKSVKEIVA
- the rplX gene encoding 50S ribosomal protein L24 — protein: MKRLKTGDEVIVTTGRNRGARGVVTRLVGEDRVLIENVNLVHKHRKPNPQQNLPGGIVEEERPLHVSNVALYNSVTEKGGRTGIKTLADGQRVRYFKSDGEVIDTV